A stretch of DNA from Gemmatimonas sp.:
GTGCCACCCAACACGACGATCCACTCGATACCGGTCATGGCGGTCTCCGGCTTAGGTCGCGGAAACGACGTGGTAGCCTTCTTCTTCAACCGCCTTGGCAATGTCCGTCGGCGTCGTCGCGGTCGGGTCGTACGCCACCGACGCGGTCCCGATGGCCACCTGGTCGACGGTGACGCCGGGAACGCCCTTCAGGGCGCGGGTGACACCGGCCACGCAATGGCCGCAGGTCATGCCGGAGATCTGCATCGTGAGCTTGTCCATCGGGTCGCTCCAATTGAAACGGGGAGAGAGGCAGGTGCCCTTGTGTTCTAAATATCGATACCCCCCACCCCTATGTCAACTGGGTTT
This window harbors:
- a CDS encoding cation transporter — encoded protein: MDKLTMQISGMTCGHCVAGVTRALKGVPGVTVDQVAIGTASVAYDPTATTPTDIAKAVEEEGYHVVSAT